Proteins encoded together in one Osmia lignaria lignaria isolate PbOS001 chromosome 4, iyOsmLign1, whole genome shotgun sequence window:
- the AGO3 gene encoding argonaute 3, producing the protein MEGNKEKIGKGRGALLLKLIKEKDKAEKESAAQSTLSTSGIHSQTQSTSATIPTVIPSQTQSAVPSTVGRHMISASSSTVGCDRSSLLNVIKGMRPTEVPSPKPAPPNIGRGSLLSRIRTTAAVEQPQQSKVSGPPPTDEGVIGKLSDIKLHERTSSSEPSYPKPPPISRQGTGGKPIQLSGNYINLKLNPEKGLFNYEVKFNPDIDSRPLRRKLLNQHLQALGRTKVFDGVTLYLPQKLKQDTTTFESIHPVDGSKVMLTMIYKKKQSMSENIPFFNVLLGRVMRALSLVRIGQHSFNPKGIHSVPQHKLEVWPGYVTAINEYEGGLKLCIDARHRVMRTETVRDMMITFGNKPNFKDAITRELIGLSVFTKYNNKTYRVDDIAWDKNPTYTFDKGGNKITLLNYYKYHWNLEIKDTKQPLLVHNGKTKLPTGETREQLILLVPELCHTASLSDSIRSDFRVMKDLDALTKMTPNARRDVFRHFVQEIQNNDIPREILAEWGLQLEPDLAEFKGRVFEPETIMFGKDCKYWSDTKPAEWSSAACRNPLLRTLNLNSWFVLHCQRDSKCALEFVQMLKNVTKVMGICVREPQLISLRDDRIETFLQALRNNIREHVNLMVIVLPSNRTDRYSAIKRVCCVEMPVPSQVIISRTICRADKLKSITEKIALQINCKLGGALWALAIPMDNCMICGIDVYHAGIGQSTKGSVAGFVASLDKLLTTWHSKICLQGQHQELIDMLQICMISALKAYHKHNQHYPDRIIVYRDGVGDGQIETVAKYEVKQLLAILKNIEPNYQPTLTVIIVQKRITTRLFAKLPMGLENPPPGTIVDSYITKPYLYDFYLVSQNIRQGTVSPTHYIVAYDNKNMKPEHLQRLTYKLCHLYYNWPGTIKVPAPCQYAHKLVSLVGQNIQLEPHQSLSNILYYL; encoded by the exons ATGGAGGGAAACAAAGAAAAGATTGGTAAAGGAAGAGGAGCTCtccttttaaaattaataaaggagAAGGACAAAGCTGAAAAGGAAAGTGCAGCACAATCTACATTAAGCACTTCTGGCATACATAGTCAAACACAGTCTACATCAGCAACTATTCCTACTGTGATACCTAGCCAAACACAATCTGCTGTTCCATCCACTGTTGGAAGACACATGATCTCAGCAAGTTCTTCTACAGTGGGCTGTGACAgaagtagtttattaaatgtaataaaagGAATGAGACCTACAGAAGTACCAAGCCCTAAACCAGCTCCACCAAATATAGGCAGAGGATCCTTATTAAGCCGAATTAGAACCACTGC gGCTGTTGAACAGCCTCAACAGTCAAAAGTTTCTGGACCACCTCCTACTGATGAGGGTGTAATAGGCAAATTATCTGACATTAAATTACATGAGCGTACAAGTAGTTCTGAACCATCATATCCAAAACCTCCACCTATTTCTCGACAGGGAACAGGTGGAAAACC gaTACAACTAAGTGGCAACTATATAAATCTCAAGTTAAATCCAGAAAAAGGACTGTTTAACTATGAAGTTAAATTTAATCCCGACATAGATTCAAGACCACTTCGCCGAAAACTTCTTAATCAACATTTACAAGCGCTTGGACGAACAAAAGTGTTTGATGGAGTTACACTGTATTTACCTCAAAAGTTAAAACAGGAT ACAACTACTTTTGAATCTATACATCCGGTGGATGGGTCAAAAGTAATGTTAACAATGATATACAAAAAAAAGCAAAGTATGTCAGAAAACATTCCATTCTTTAATGTTTTACTTGGCCGTGTTATGCGAGCCCTTAGTTTAGTTCGCATTGGCCAACATAGCTTCAACCCAAAGGGAATACATTCTGTGCCACAACATAAATTAGAAGTGTGGCCCGGTTATGTCACAGCCATCAATGAATATGAGGGTGGTTTAAAATTATGTATAGATGCACGTCATCGTGTTATGCGTACGGAAACAGTACGTGACATGAT GATTACATTTGGAAATAAACCAAATTTTAAGGATGCTATTACAAGGGAGTTAATTGGTCTATCGGTTTTtacaaaatacaataataaaactTACCGTGTCGATGATATAGCGTGGGATAAGAATCCAACGTACACGTTTGATAAGGGAGGCAATAAAATAACATtactaaattattataaatatcattgGAATTTAGAAATAAAGGATACAAAGCAGCCGCTTTTGGTTCACAATGGTAAAACTAAATTACCTACGGGTGAA ACACGAGAACAATTGATATTGTTGGTTCCTGAATTATGTCATACAGCAAGTTTGAGCGATAGTATTCGTTCAGATTTTAGAGTAATGAAAGATCTTGATGCGTTAACTAAAATGACTCCTAATGCTCGACGCGATGTATTTAGACATTTTGTGCAAGAAATACAAAATAACGATATACCGCGGGAGATTTTAGCTGAATGGGGGTTGCAATTAGAACCTGATTTAGCAGAATTTAAAGGTAGAGTTTTTGAACCCGAGACTATTATGTTCGGTAAAGACTGCAAGTATTGGTCCGATACGAAACCAGCGGAATGGAGTTCTGCTGCGTGTAGAAATCCTTTACTGAGGACT CTTAATTTAAATAGTTGGTTCGTCTTGCATTGTCAAAGAGATTCAAAATGCGCACTGGAGTTTGTTCAAATGTTGAAAAATGTTACTAAAGTCATGGGCATATGTGTTAGAGAACCACAATTAATATCTCTGAGAGATGAcagaattgaaacgtttttacaAGCATTACGAAATAACATACGAGAACATGTCAACTTGATGGTGATCGTACTTCCAAGTAATCGAACCGATAGGTATTCTGCAATAAAAAG AGTGTGCTGCGTCGAAATGCCTGTACCTTCCCAAGTAATAATATCCCGAACTATTTGTCGGGCTGACAAATTAAAAAGCATAACAGAAAAAATTGCGCTACAAATTAATTGTAAACTAGGTGGAGCACTTTGGGCATTGGCCATACCAAtg GATAATTGCATGATATGTGGGATAGATGTGTATCATGCAGGCATTGGCCAGTCAACAAAAGGTAGCGTTGCGGGTTTTGTAGCAAGTCTAGACAAATTATTAACAACTTGGCACAGTAAAATTTGTCTACAAGGTCAACATCAAGAATTAATAGATATGCTGCAAATCTGCATGATTTCGGCACTAAAAGCTTACCACAAA CATAACCAACATTATCCAGATCGCATTATTGTATATCGCGATGGTGTTGGAGACGGTCAAATAGAAACAGTTGCTAAATACGAAGTAAAACAATTGTTGgctatattgaaaaatatagaacCGAATTACCAGCCAACGTTAACTGTTATAATAGTTCAAAAACGCATTACTACGCGATTATTTGCAAAATTG CCAATGGGATTGGAAAATCCTCCACCAGGAACAATCGTAGATTCCTATATAACGAAACCTTATCTCTACGATTTTTATTTAGTCTCTCAAAACATACGCCAGGGTACAGTGTCACCGACGCATTATATCGTTGCTTACgacaataaaaatatgaaaccaGAACATTTACAACGATTAACGTATAAGCTGTGCCACTTATATTATAATTGGCCAGGTACCATAAAAGTTCCTGCTCCATGTCAGTATGCACACAAATTAGTATCTCTTGTTGGACAAAACATACAGTTGGAACCGCATCAATCGCTTTCTAATATACTCTATTACTTGTAA